TGAAGGTCAACCAGCTTATAACAATCAATCAAATTATGAAGATCATCCAGTTTATGAAGGTCAACCAGCTTATGATGATCAATCACTTTATGAAGGCCAACCAGCTTATGATGATCAATCACTTTATGAAGATCATCCAGTTTATGAAGGCCAACCAGCTTATAACAATCAATCAAATTATGAAGATCAACCAGTTTATGAAGGCCAACCAGCTTATGAAGATCAACCAATTTATGAAGGTCAACCAGCTTATAACAATCAATCAAATTATGAAGATCAACCAATTTATGAAGACCAACCAAATAATGAAGACCAACCAAATAATGAAGACCAACCAAATAATGAAGACCAACCAAATAATGAAGACCAACCAAATAATGAAGACCAACCAAATAATGAAGACCAACCAAATAATGAACCCCAACAAGTTTATGAAGTTAAACCAAATGAACCAGTAGAGAAATTATATGTGCCAAAAGACCCACCATTTGTAAAAGCACAAGCAAGCGTCTCTGATAAACCAAGGGTAAGATTCGAGATCCCACCACCACAAGAGGAAACAATAATTATAGAATTGCCATTTAGATCAGCTACTCCTCCACCACCAGTTTCGAAATATAGAATCAGAAGAAGAAGACCAAAACCTAAATTTAGAGAACCACCTAGAATGTTGCATAGTACACGTTACAGTTATCCAAATGCTAAAGAAGTTAAAGCAGAGACGGTCCATTGGCATAACTTTATGTTGGTAGTAAATCACATGGATACAGATGACTCAGACTTGGAAGATTATTTATCAGCTTTTCcttctaaaaaaaagaataaatacCCAGGTAGCATTTAAGAACTATATACAGATTTAGATGAAGATCAATTAAAAACTTATGCTAATGAAAAGAATATTGAGAACTAATTAAAAGGGAcatgtttttaaaatacagactataaaaatgcagaatgatgaaaaataaaaattacagcagaaagaaaattatagtaATAAGCACAAATgacaatattttaaatggaATGAATAtcatacaaatatattttcaaaagatatatttataccttgattttatttaatttttttttaatattttataaattattgtattatacgaatatattacatatatttataaattgtgtttgatttgttttcattgttttagaaattattttgttgtacgaatatattacatatatttataaattgtgtttgatttgtttttattgttttataaattattgtgttatgcaaaaatataatatattaatcaattataattttatattttgttataataaaaaaacataagcagcaataaatataaatatattgattaagaatatatataggtgCCTACGAAGAAACTGTGAATCAGTTACGACGTggattcattttttataatttggtCATCTTTATTTGTCTGTAAATGgtgattaaatatatgtgccGTCCTCAtatgtttaatatatatatgaagtCTAAATATGCAACCCAAAAAAGGACATCATCATTAGTATGAAAGGGGACGCATAATGCATTTtccataaattataatatatacaattgcGTGATAATATAGATTTAATAcgattaaaataaaatgtctATATTGCATATGTTAATATAGATATTGGCTATATATGAAGTCATATTATGCTATATCATATTTGTCGATTATATAAAGCTTGTTGATCTGTGGCTATATTGGATTATCTacaacataatatatttctttatttgattaaaggttttatatagtaaaatttataatttgtgtttcaattattttaatttaaattatatgatacCAATTGAACTGTAACAATACTATATATGTAGctataatttataacaaaactcattttgaatattccTCTGCATTACAACATATATTCAGATGAGCATAGATTTTTAACATTAATTAAACAAACTaccaatatataaaataaaatatttttacaaaagagtggtaaataaaatatagaatattaagtagtatttaaaattggagaaatataacaaataagAAACCATTTAGATGTATATAACATCTATTCTTTGTtagtattttcattatatatttgtatttattcatataaaaaaatatgcgtatctaatattttatcatttaattgatatttattaatttgttcgtatgtaaacaataatagaaaaatataagtttataaaatattagaaccgcattattaaatatatcaatatattatcaattatattaaaagacgATTTGTATAACAaatttgcaaaaaatattttttatggaaaaattattatatatatttttttttataaataaaatattaaaaattgtttattatttagagaaaattaatatttatttgaaaaaagaaataatatagtatTTATATCCATAAATGCTTTTAATGGGTATAACGAAGTTTATTACAAATCTACattaattaatttcattgaaaatgaaaaaaattaataattaaaatgaattccatctattttttatagatatatttattcataaaatttagaACAGAaaactaataaatatgaggttattgtcattatttgatttatttaataaataatgttaaaaatgaaacccAGCATTTAAAagcatgtttttttttcaattattattagttCTTTTGAATATGCTAAGAATACAGgttatacatta
This genomic interval from Plasmodium chabaudi chabaudi strain AS genome assembly, chromosome: 11 contains the following:
- a CDS encoding erythrocyte membrane associated protein 2, putative, which encodes MNSKLIQISSSLLLMCLCDAYSNEKNNNNVTKVIKSNRLLSEQENNEVGEGAYENQSLYENQSIYEDQPIYENQSIYEDQPVYEGQPAYNNQSNYEDQPIYEDQPTYDNQSLYDNQSLYDNQSLYDNQSLYEDQPVYEGQPAYNNQSNHEDQPVYEGQPAYNNQSNYEDQPVYEDQPIYEGQPAYNNQSNYEDHPVYEGQPAYDDQSLYEGQPAYDDQSLYEDHPVYEGQPAYNNQSNYEDQPVYEGQPAYEDQPIYEGQPAYNNQSNYEDQPIYEDQPNNEDQPNNEDQPNNEDQPNNEDQPNNEDQPNNEDQPNNEPQQVYEVKPNEPVEKLYVPKDPPFVKAQASVSDKPRVRFEIPPPQEETIIIELPFRSATPPPPVSKYRIRRRRPKPKFREPPRMLHSTRYSYPNAKEVKAETVHWHNFMLVVNHMDTDDSDLEDYLSAFPSKKKNKYPGSI